The following coding sequences are from one Thunnus maccoyii chromosome 17, fThuMac1.1, whole genome shotgun sequence window:
- the pak6b gene encoding serine/threonine-protein kinase PAK 6b isoform X1 encodes MFRRKKKKHRPEISAPQDFQHRVHTSFNVATGHYVGLPPQWQSVIDTLRRPRPLVDPSRITDVQLGPKKRICRGSFIGHGDYISHVIAEMSRLSVTGSNSLRRSSPSARKRAQSLGRLGELAEDESYQYKELSHRGDRKNNGSSTYWQDRIRQVRGEGGSPKLNGALPRAKSTCEVGTLSEATPPAPQRTGLTGGQYARSEGAGLRDGRGQTGGVSRQRPTSCHYNLQTLETNSRPQLRPKTPVNQLPDLLSSSTQTPRRPHSSYDLKLTSSPSLLPPPNSTSSPLTGRGLPQRSLRPSSSFNIGLSPKTQTLLNQPRPSPTGSPGRCPSSPQVPKQQTAPATAPDSGAPKVTHDQFKAALQMVVDPGDPRATLENFMKIGEGSTGVVCIAREKLSGRQVAVKMMDVRKQQRRELLFNEVVIMRDYRHENVVQMFRSALVEEELWVIMEYLQGGALTNIVSETRLNEEQIATVCEGVLQALSYLHSQGVIHRDVKSDSILLTLDGRIKLSDFGFCAQISKDVPKRKSLVGTPYWMAPEVISKTAYGTEVDVWSLGIMVVEMVDGEPPYFSDTPITAMKKLRDEPAPSVKNIQRVSPVLKDFLGCMLTRDTQQRCSAADLLEHPFLLQADSPRCLVPLVEQYRKRMSLC; translated from the exons ATGTTCCGCCgtaagaagaagaagcacaGGCCAGAGATCTCGGCACCGCAGGACTTCCAGCACCGCGTCCACACATCCTTCAACGTCGCCACGGGACATTACGTGGGTCTGCCGCCGCAGTGGCAGAGCGTCATCGACACACTGAGGAGGCCGCGCCCCCTAGTGGACCCGTCCAGGATCACCGACGTCCAGCTCGGACCCAAGAAG AGGATCTGCCGCGGCAGCTTCATCGGTCATGGTGACTACATCTCTCATGTGATCGCTGAGATGAGCCGCCTGTCCGTCACCGGCTCCAATTCTCTGCGCCGCAGCAGCCCATCGGCACGGAAACGGGCACAGTCGCTGGGCCGACTGGGAGAACTGGCAGAGGACGAGTCGTACCAGTACAAAGAGCTCAGTCACCGTGGCGACAGGAAGAATAACGGGAGCTCCACCTACTGGCAGGACAGGATCCGACAGGTTCGCGGCGAGGGCGGCAGCCCCAAACTGAACGGAGCTCTGCCACGAGCAAAGTCCACCTGCGAGGTGGGGACTCTGTCTGAGGCCACGCCCCCCGCGCCTCAGAGGACAGGTTTAACAGGTGGACAATACGCCCGCAGCGAGGGGGCGGGGCTAAGAGACGGGcgtggacagacaggtggggTGAGCAGACAGAGGCCGACTTCCTGCCACTATAACCTGCAGACTCTGGAGACCAACAGCAGACCTCAGCTGAGACCCAAAACACCTGTGAACCAGCTGCCCGACCTGCTGTCCTCCTCCACACAAACTCCCAGAAGGCCTCATTCCTCCTACGACCTCAAG ctgacctcctccccctccctgcTGCCCCCCCCGAACAGCACCAGCAGCCCCCTCACAGGTAGAGGGCTGCCTCAGCGCTCCCTGCGCCCCTCCTCCAGCTTCAACATTGGACTTTCTCCAAAAACCCAGACGCTCCTGAACCAGCCCCGCCCCTCCCCCACGGGCTCCCCGGGACGCTGCCCCTCCTCCCCCCAGGTCCCCAAGCAGCAGACCGCACCTGCTACAGCGCCTGACAGCGGCGCTCCAAAGGTGACTCACGATCAGTTCAAGGCGGCTCTGCAGATGGTGGTGGACCCGGGGGACCCGCGGGCGACGCTGGAGAACTTCATGAAGATCGGCGAGGGCTCGACGGGCGTGGTGTGCATCGCCAGAGAGAAGCTCAGCGGGCGGCAGGTGGCCGTGAAGATGATGGACGTGAGGAAACAACAGCGCCGAGAGCTTCTCTTCAACGAG GTGGTGATCATGAGGGACTACCGGCACGAGAACGTGGTGCAGATGTTCCGCAGCGCTCTGGTGGAGGAGGAGCTCTGGGTCATCATGGAGTACCTGCAGGGCGGCGCTCTCACCAACATCGTCAGTGAAACCAG GCTGAATGAAGAACAGATAGCGACGGTGTGTGAAGGCGTCCTGCAGGCGTTGTCGTATCTTCACTCTCAGGGCGTCATCCACAGAGACGTCAAGAGCGACTCCATCCTGCTGACACTGGACGGgagg ATCAAACTGTCAGACTTTGGTTTCTGCGCTCAGATCAGTAAAGACGTCCCGAAGAGGAAGTCTCTAGTGGGGACGCCATATTGGATGGCGCCAGAGGTGATCTCCAAAACGGCGTACGGGACCGAG GTGGACGTCTGGTCTCTGGGCATCATGGTGGTGGAGATGGTGGACGGAGAGCCGCCGTATTTCAGCGACACACCGATCACCGCCATGAAGAAGCTGAGAGACGAACCAGCACCGAGCGTGAAGAACATCCAGAGG GTGTCTCCGGTTCTGAAGGACTTCCTGGGCTGCATGTTGACCCGCGACACGCAGCAGCGCTGCAGCGCCGCCGACCTGCTGGAGCACCCGTTCCTGCTGCAGGCCGACTCGCCGCGCTGCCTGGTGCCGCTGGTGGAGCAATACCGCAAACGCATGTCGCTCTGCTGA
- the pak6b gene encoding serine/threonine-protein kinase PAK 6b isoform X2, protein MSRLSVTGSNSLRRSSPSARKRAQSLGRLGELAEDESYQYKELSHRGDRKNNGSSTYWQDRIRQVRGEGGSPKLNGALPRAKSTCEVGTLSEATPPAPQRTGLTGGQYARSEGAGLRDGRGQTGGVSRQRPTSCHYNLQTLETNSRPQLRPKTPVNQLPDLLSSSTQTPRRPHSSYDLKLTSSPSLLPPPNSTSSPLTGRGLPQRSLRPSSSFNIGLSPKTQTLLNQPRPSPTGSPGRCPSSPQVPKQQTAPATAPDSGAPKVTHDQFKAALQMVVDPGDPRATLENFMKIGEGSTGVVCIAREKLSGRQVAVKMMDVRKQQRRELLFNEVVIMRDYRHENVVQMFRSALVEEELWVIMEYLQGGALTNIVSETRLNEEQIATVCEGVLQALSYLHSQGVIHRDVKSDSILLTLDGRIKLSDFGFCAQISKDVPKRKSLVGTPYWMAPEVISKTAYGTEVDVWSLGIMVVEMVDGEPPYFSDTPITAMKKLRDEPAPSVKNIQRVSPVLKDFLGCMLTRDTQQRCSAADLLEHPFLLQADSPRCLVPLVEQYRKRMSLC, encoded by the exons ATGAGCCGCCTGTCCGTCACCGGCTCCAATTCTCTGCGCCGCAGCAGCCCATCGGCACGGAAACGGGCACAGTCGCTGGGCCGACTGGGAGAACTGGCAGAGGACGAGTCGTACCAGTACAAAGAGCTCAGTCACCGTGGCGACAGGAAGAATAACGGGAGCTCCACCTACTGGCAGGACAGGATCCGACAGGTTCGCGGCGAGGGCGGCAGCCCCAAACTGAACGGAGCTCTGCCACGAGCAAAGTCCACCTGCGAGGTGGGGACTCTGTCTGAGGCCACGCCCCCCGCGCCTCAGAGGACAGGTTTAACAGGTGGACAATACGCCCGCAGCGAGGGGGCGGGGCTAAGAGACGGGcgtggacagacaggtggggTGAGCAGACAGAGGCCGACTTCCTGCCACTATAACCTGCAGACTCTGGAGACCAACAGCAGACCTCAGCTGAGACCCAAAACACCTGTGAACCAGCTGCCCGACCTGCTGTCCTCCTCCACACAAACTCCCAGAAGGCCTCATTCCTCCTACGACCTCAAG ctgacctcctccccctccctgcTGCCCCCCCCGAACAGCACCAGCAGCCCCCTCACAGGTAGAGGGCTGCCTCAGCGCTCCCTGCGCCCCTCCTCCAGCTTCAACATTGGACTTTCTCCAAAAACCCAGACGCTCCTGAACCAGCCCCGCCCCTCCCCCACGGGCTCCCCGGGACGCTGCCCCTCCTCCCCCCAGGTCCCCAAGCAGCAGACCGCACCTGCTACAGCGCCTGACAGCGGCGCTCCAAAGGTGACTCACGATCAGTTCAAGGCGGCTCTGCAGATGGTGGTGGACCCGGGGGACCCGCGGGCGACGCTGGAGAACTTCATGAAGATCGGCGAGGGCTCGACGGGCGTGGTGTGCATCGCCAGAGAGAAGCTCAGCGGGCGGCAGGTGGCCGTGAAGATGATGGACGTGAGGAAACAACAGCGCCGAGAGCTTCTCTTCAACGAG GTGGTGATCATGAGGGACTACCGGCACGAGAACGTGGTGCAGATGTTCCGCAGCGCTCTGGTGGAGGAGGAGCTCTGGGTCATCATGGAGTACCTGCAGGGCGGCGCTCTCACCAACATCGTCAGTGAAACCAG GCTGAATGAAGAACAGATAGCGACGGTGTGTGAAGGCGTCCTGCAGGCGTTGTCGTATCTTCACTCTCAGGGCGTCATCCACAGAGACGTCAAGAGCGACTCCATCCTGCTGACACTGGACGGgagg ATCAAACTGTCAGACTTTGGTTTCTGCGCTCAGATCAGTAAAGACGTCCCGAAGAGGAAGTCTCTAGTGGGGACGCCATATTGGATGGCGCCAGAGGTGATCTCCAAAACGGCGTACGGGACCGAG GTGGACGTCTGGTCTCTGGGCATCATGGTGGTGGAGATGGTGGACGGAGAGCCGCCGTATTTCAGCGACACACCGATCACCGCCATGAAGAAGCTGAGAGACGAACCAGCACCGAGCGTGAAGAACATCCAGAGG GTGTCTCCGGTTCTGAAGGACTTCCTGGGCTGCATGTTGACCCGCGACACGCAGCAGCGCTGCAGCGCCGCCGACCTGCTGGAGCACCCGTTCCTGCTGCAGGCCGACTCGCCGCGCTGCCTGGTGCCGCTGGTGGAGCAATACCGCAAACGCATGTCGCTCTGCTGA